From the genome of Globicephala melas chromosome 16, mGloMel1.2, whole genome shotgun sequence, one region includes:
- the MFSD13A gene encoding transmembrane protein 180 isoform X3 has product MGLGGPWAWLLGLPTAMVYGSLALFISVLHNVFLLYYVDTFVSVYKINKAAFWVGETVFLLWNSLNDPLFGWLSDRQFLSSQPRSGARLSSRAVVLARVRALGWHGPLLALSFLAFWVPWAPAGLQFLLCLCLYDGFLTLVDLHHHALLADLALSAHDRTHLNFYCSLFSAAGSLSVFASYAFWNKEDFSSFRAFCLALAAGSGLGFVGATRLLRWRVEAASREPGCPTLAVDGGLCEEEELLLGGEEMGSITLGQYLRQLARHRNFLWFVGMDLVQVFHCHFNSNFFPLFLEHLLSDHISLSTGSFLLGISYVAPHLNNLYFLPLCRRWGVYAVVRGLFLLKLGLSLLMLCAGPDRPGLLCLFIARYALPSFVPTPLSHPFIFVCSLSAGSNRVFTEGTCKLLTLVVTDLVDEDLVLNHRKQAASALLFGMVALVTKPGQTFAPLLGTWLLCFYTGHDLFQQPALTPVGSAQPWPEPPAPPPPQAPTLRQGCFYLLVLVPLTCALLQLFTWSQFTLYGRRLHAVKAQRQNLSRAQTLDIKMV; this is encoded by the exons ATGGGGCTGGGtgggccctgggcctggctgctgggcctgcccaCGGCCATGGTCTATGGCTCCCTGGCCCTCTTCATCTCTGTCCTGCACAACGTGTTCCTGCTTTACTACGTGGACACCTTTGTCTCAGTGTACAAGATCAACAAAGCTGCCTTCTGGGTCGGAGAG ACGGTGTTTCTCCTCTGGAACAGCCTCAATGACCCCCTGTTCGGCTGGCTGAGTGACCGTCAgttcctcagctcccagccccg GTCAGGCGCCAGGCTCTCCTCGAGGGCCGTGGTGCTGGCACGGGTGCGGGCGCTGGGCTGGCATGGGCCGCTGCTGGCGCTGTCGTTCCTGGCGTTCTGGGTGCCGTGGGCCCCAGCTGGCCTGCAGTTCTTGCTGTGCCTGTGCCTCTATGATGGCTTCCTGACGCTCGTGGACCTGCACCATCATGCCTTGCTGGCTGACCTGGCCCTCTCAGCCCACGACCGCACCCACCTCAACTTCTACTGCTCCCTCTTCAGTGCAGCTGGCTCCCTGTCTGTCTTTGCCTCCTACGCCTTCTGGAACAAAGAAGACTTCTCTTCCTTCCGCGCCTTCTGCCTGGCACTGGCCGCTGGGTCTGGGCTGGGCTTTGTGGGGGCCACACGGCTGCTGAGATGGCGGGTGGAGGCGGCCAGCAGGGAACCGGGATGCCCAACCCTGGCTGTGGATGGCGG CCTGTGTGAAGAAGAAGAGCTGCTTCTTGGCGGCGAGGAGATGGGCAGCATCACCTTGGGCCAGTACCTTCGGCAGCTGGCCCGCCACCGGAACTTCCTGTGGTTCGTGGGCATGGACCTGGTGCAG GTCTTTCACTGCCACTTCAACAGCAACTTCTTCCCCCTCTTCCTGGAGCATCTGTTGTCAGACCACATCTCCCTCTCCACTGGCTCCTTCCTGTTGG GCATCTCCTATGTCGCTCCGCATCTCAACAATCTCTACTTCCTGCCCCTGTGCCGGCGCTGGGGCGTCtacgctgtggtgcgcgggctcttccTGCTCAAGCTGGGCCTGAGCCTGCTCATGCTGTGCGCTGGCCCCGACCGCCCTGGCCTGCTCTGCCTCTTCATTGCCAGGTATGCCCTGCCCTCCTTCGTCCCCACACCTCTGTCCCACCCCTTCATTTTTGTCTGCTCTCTCTCCGCCGGCAGCAACCGTGTCTTCACTGAGGGCACCTGTAAGCTGTTGACCTTGGTGGTCACTGACCTGGTGGACGAGGACCTGGTGCTGAACCACCGCAAGCAGGCGGCCTCAGCACTTCTCTTTGGCATGGTGGCCTTGGTGACCAAGCCAGGCCAGACCTTCGCCCCGCTGCTGGGCACCTGGCTGCTGTGCTTCTACACAG GTCATGATCTCTTCCAGCAGCCCGCACTGACGCCTGTGGGGAGTGCCCAGCCCTGGCCAGAGCCCCCGGCTCCACCCCCACCACAGGCCCCGACGCTCCGCCAGGGCTGCTTCTACCTGCTGGTGCTGGTTCCCCTCACCTGTGCTCTGCTGCAGCTGTTCACCTGGTCCCAGTTCACGCTGTATGGGAGACGCCTGCATGCGGTCAAAGCCCAGCGTCAGAACCTGTCACGGGCCCAAACCCTGGACATTAAGATGGTGTGA
- the MFSD13A gene encoding transmembrane protein 180 isoform X6 translates to MGLGGPWAWLLGLPTAMVYGSLALFISVLHNVFLLYYVDTFVSVYKINKAAFWVGETVFLLWNSLNDPLFGWLSDRQFLSSQPRAAGSLSVFASYAFWNKEDFSSFRAFCLALAAGSGLGFVGATRLLRWRVEAASREPGCPTLAVDGGLCEEEELLLGGEEMGSITLGQYLRQLARHRNFLWFVGMDLVQAPDAQAQRPWLTGLAALRHVGSSRTGARTRVPCIGRRTPNNCATREALVSGFVLVFHCHFNSNFFPLFLEHLLSDHISLSTGSFLLGISYVAPHLNNLYFLPLCRRWGVYAVVRGLFLLKLGLSLLMLCAGPDRPGLLCLFIARYALPSFVPTPLSHPFIFVCSLSAGSNRVFTEGTCKLLTLVVTDLVDEDLVLNHRKQAASALLFGMVALVTKPGQTFAPLLGTWLLCFYTGHDLFQQPALTPVGSAQPWPEPPAPPPPQAPTLRQGCFYLLVLVPLTCALLQLFTWSQFTLYGRRLHAVKAQRQNLSRAQTLDIKMV, encoded by the exons ATGGGGCTGGGtgggccctgggcctggctgctgggcctgcccaCGGCCATGGTCTATGGCTCCCTGGCCCTCTTCATCTCTGTCCTGCACAACGTGTTCCTGCTTTACTACGTGGACACCTTTGTCTCAGTGTACAAGATCAACAAAGCTGCCTTCTGGGTCGGAGAG ACGGTGTTTCTCCTCTGGAACAGCCTCAATGACCCCCTGTTCGGCTGGCTGAGTGACCGTCAgttcctcagctcccagccccg TGCAGCTGGCTCCCTGTCTGTCTTTGCCTCCTACGCCTTCTGGAACAAAGAAGACTTCTCTTCCTTCCGCGCCTTCTGCCTGGCACTGGCCGCTGGGTCTGGGCTGGGCTTTGTGGGGGCCACACGGCTGCTGAGATGGCGGGTGGAGGCGGCCAGCAGGGAACCGGGATGCCCAACCCTGGCTGTGGATGGCGG CCTGTGTGAAGAAGAAGAGCTGCTTCTTGGCGGCGAGGAGATGGGCAGCATCACCTTGGGCCAGTACCTTCGGCAGCTGGCCCGCCACCGGAACTTCCTGTGGTTCGTGGGCATGGACCTGGTGCAG gctccggacgcgcaggctcagcggccatggctcacgggcctagccgctctacggcatgtgggatcttcccggaccggggcacgaacccgtgttccctgcatcggcaggcggactcccaacaactgcgccaccagggaagccctggtttcagGTTTTGTTCTG GTCTTTCACTGCCACTTCAACAGCAACTTCTTCCCCCTCTTCCTGGAGCATCTGTTGTCAGACCACATCTCCCTCTCCACTGGCTCCTTCCTGTTGG GCATCTCCTATGTCGCTCCGCATCTCAACAATCTCTACTTCCTGCCCCTGTGCCGGCGCTGGGGCGTCtacgctgtggtgcgcgggctcttccTGCTCAAGCTGGGCCTGAGCCTGCTCATGCTGTGCGCTGGCCCCGACCGCCCTGGCCTGCTCTGCCTCTTCATTGCCAGGTATGCCCTGCCCTCCTTCGTCCCCACACCTCTGTCCCACCCCTTCATTTTTGTCTGCTCTCTCTCCGCCGGCAGCAACCGTGTCTTCACTGAGGGCACCTGTAAGCTGTTGACCTTGGTGGTCACTGACCTGGTGGACGAGGACCTGGTGCTGAACCACCGCAAGCAGGCGGCCTCAGCACTTCTCTTTGGCATGGTGGCCTTGGTGACCAAGCCAGGCCAGACCTTCGCCCCGCTGCTGGGCACCTGGCTGCTGTGCTTCTACACAG GTCATGATCTCTTCCAGCAGCCCGCACTGACGCCTGTGGGGAGTGCCCAGCCCTGGCCAGAGCCCCCGGCTCCACCCCCACCACAGGCCCCGACGCTCCGCCAGGGCTGCTTCTACCTGCTGGTGCTGGTTCCCCTCACCTGTGCTCTGCTGCAGCTGTTCACCTGGTCCCAGTTCACGCTGTATGGGAGACGCCTGCATGCGGTCAAAGCCCAGCGTCAGAACCTGTCACGGGCCCAAACCCTGGACATTAAGATGGTGTGA
- the MFSD13A gene encoding transmembrane protein 180 isoform X5: MGLGGPWAWLLGLPTAMVYGSLALFISVLHNVFLLYYVDTFVSVYKINKAAFWVGETVFLLWNSLNDPLFGWLSDRQFLSSQPRSGARLSSRAVVLARVRALGWHGPLLALSFLAFWVPWAPAGLQFLLCLCLYDGFLTLVDLHHHALLADLALSAHDRTHLNFYCSLFSAAGSLSVFASYAFWNKEDFSSFRAFCLALAAGSGLGFVGATRLLRWRVEAASREPGCPTLAVDGGLCEEEELLLGGEEMGSITLGQYLRQLARHRNFLWFVGMDLVQVFHCHFNSNFFPLFLEHLLSDHISLSTGSFLLGISYVAPHLNNLYFLPLCRRWGVYAVVRGLFLLKLGLSLLMLCAGPDRPGLLCLFIASNRVFTEGTCKLLTLVVTDLVDEDLVLNHRKQAASALLFGMVALVTKPGQTFAPLLGTWLLCFYTGHDLFQQPALTPVGSAQPWPEPPAPPPPQAPTLRQGCFYLLVLVPLTCALLQLFTWSQFTLYGRRLHAVKAQRQNLSRAQTLDIKMV, encoded by the exons ATGGGGCTGGGtgggccctgggcctggctgctgggcctgcccaCGGCCATGGTCTATGGCTCCCTGGCCCTCTTCATCTCTGTCCTGCACAACGTGTTCCTGCTTTACTACGTGGACACCTTTGTCTCAGTGTACAAGATCAACAAAGCTGCCTTCTGGGTCGGAGAG ACGGTGTTTCTCCTCTGGAACAGCCTCAATGACCCCCTGTTCGGCTGGCTGAGTGACCGTCAgttcctcagctcccagccccg GTCAGGCGCCAGGCTCTCCTCGAGGGCCGTGGTGCTGGCACGGGTGCGGGCGCTGGGCTGGCATGGGCCGCTGCTGGCGCTGTCGTTCCTGGCGTTCTGGGTGCCGTGGGCCCCAGCTGGCCTGCAGTTCTTGCTGTGCCTGTGCCTCTATGATGGCTTCCTGACGCTCGTGGACCTGCACCATCATGCCTTGCTGGCTGACCTGGCCCTCTCAGCCCACGACCGCACCCACCTCAACTTCTACTGCTCCCTCTTCAGTGCAGCTGGCTCCCTGTCTGTCTTTGCCTCCTACGCCTTCTGGAACAAAGAAGACTTCTCTTCCTTCCGCGCCTTCTGCCTGGCACTGGCCGCTGGGTCTGGGCTGGGCTTTGTGGGGGCCACACGGCTGCTGAGATGGCGGGTGGAGGCGGCCAGCAGGGAACCGGGATGCCCAACCCTGGCTGTGGATGGCGG CCTGTGTGAAGAAGAAGAGCTGCTTCTTGGCGGCGAGGAGATGGGCAGCATCACCTTGGGCCAGTACCTTCGGCAGCTGGCCCGCCACCGGAACTTCCTGTGGTTCGTGGGCATGGACCTGGTGCAG GTCTTTCACTGCCACTTCAACAGCAACTTCTTCCCCCTCTTCCTGGAGCATCTGTTGTCAGACCACATCTCCCTCTCCACTGGCTCCTTCCTGTTGG GCATCTCCTATGTCGCTCCGCATCTCAACAATCTCTACTTCCTGCCCCTGTGCCGGCGCTGGGGCGTCtacgctgtggtgcgcgggctcttccTGCTCAAGCTGGGCCTGAGCCTGCTCATGCTGTGCGCTGGCCCCGACCGCCCTGGCCTGCTCTGCCTCTTCATTGCCAG CAACCGTGTCTTCACTGAGGGCACCTGTAAGCTGTTGACCTTGGTGGTCACTGACCTGGTGGACGAGGACCTGGTGCTGAACCACCGCAAGCAGGCGGCCTCAGCACTTCTCTTTGGCATGGTGGCCTTGGTGACCAAGCCAGGCCAGACCTTCGCCCCGCTGCTGGGCACCTGGCTGCTGTGCTTCTACACAG GTCATGATCTCTTCCAGCAGCCCGCACTGACGCCTGTGGGGAGTGCCCAGCCCTGGCCAGAGCCCCCGGCTCCACCCCCACCACAGGCCCCGACGCTCCGCCAGGGCTGCTTCTACCTGCTGGTGCTGGTTCCCCTCACCTGTGCTCTGCTGCAGCTGTTCACCTGGTCCCAGTTCACGCTGTATGGGAGACGCCTGCATGCGGTCAAAGCCCAGCGTCAGAACCTGTCACGGGCCCAAACCCTGGACATTAAGATGGTGTGA
- the MFSD13A gene encoding transmembrane protein 180 isoform X1 has product MGLGGPWAWLLGLPTAMVYGSLALFISVLHNVFLLYYVDTFVSVYKINKAAFWVGETVFLLWNSLNDPLFGWLSDRQFLSSQPRSGARLSSRAVVLARVRALGWHGPLLALSFLAFWVPWAPAGLQFLLCLCLYDGFLTLVDLHHHALLADLALSAHDRTHLNFYCSLFSAAGSLSVFASYAFWNKEDFSSFRAFCLALAAGSGLGFVGATRLLRWRVEAASREPGCPTLAVDGGLCEEEELLLGGEEMGSITLGQYLRQLARHRNFLWFVGMDLVQAPDAQAQRPWLTGLAALRHVGSSRTGARTRVPCIGRRTPNNCATREALVSGFVLVFHCHFNSNFFPLFLEHLLSDHISLSTGSFLLGISYVAPHLNNLYFLPLCRRWGVYAVVRGLFLLKLGLSLLMLCAGPDRPGLLCLFIARYALPSFVPTPLSHPFIFVCSLSAGSNRVFTEGTCKLLTLVVTDLVDEDLVLNHRKQAASALLFGMVALVTKPGQTFAPLLGTWLLCFYTGHDLFQQPALTPVGSAQPWPEPPAPPPPQAPTLRQGCFYLLVLVPLTCALLQLFTWSQFTLYGRRLHAVKAQRQNLSRAQTLDIKMV; this is encoded by the exons ATGGGGCTGGGtgggccctgggcctggctgctgggcctgcccaCGGCCATGGTCTATGGCTCCCTGGCCCTCTTCATCTCTGTCCTGCACAACGTGTTCCTGCTTTACTACGTGGACACCTTTGTCTCAGTGTACAAGATCAACAAAGCTGCCTTCTGGGTCGGAGAG ACGGTGTTTCTCCTCTGGAACAGCCTCAATGACCCCCTGTTCGGCTGGCTGAGTGACCGTCAgttcctcagctcccagccccg GTCAGGCGCCAGGCTCTCCTCGAGGGCCGTGGTGCTGGCACGGGTGCGGGCGCTGGGCTGGCATGGGCCGCTGCTGGCGCTGTCGTTCCTGGCGTTCTGGGTGCCGTGGGCCCCAGCTGGCCTGCAGTTCTTGCTGTGCCTGTGCCTCTATGATGGCTTCCTGACGCTCGTGGACCTGCACCATCATGCCTTGCTGGCTGACCTGGCCCTCTCAGCCCACGACCGCACCCACCTCAACTTCTACTGCTCCCTCTTCAGTGCAGCTGGCTCCCTGTCTGTCTTTGCCTCCTACGCCTTCTGGAACAAAGAAGACTTCTCTTCCTTCCGCGCCTTCTGCCTGGCACTGGCCGCTGGGTCTGGGCTGGGCTTTGTGGGGGCCACACGGCTGCTGAGATGGCGGGTGGAGGCGGCCAGCAGGGAACCGGGATGCCCAACCCTGGCTGTGGATGGCGG CCTGTGTGAAGAAGAAGAGCTGCTTCTTGGCGGCGAGGAGATGGGCAGCATCACCTTGGGCCAGTACCTTCGGCAGCTGGCCCGCCACCGGAACTTCCTGTGGTTCGTGGGCATGGACCTGGTGCAG gctccggacgcgcaggctcagcggccatggctcacgggcctagccgctctacggcatgtgggatcttcccggaccggggcacgaacccgtgttccctgcatcggcaggcggactcccaacaactgcgccaccagggaagccctggtttcagGTTTTGTTCTG GTCTTTCACTGCCACTTCAACAGCAACTTCTTCCCCCTCTTCCTGGAGCATCTGTTGTCAGACCACATCTCCCTCTCCACTGGCTCCTTCCTGTTGG GCATCTCCTATGTCGCTCCGCATCTCAACAATCTCTACTTCCTGCCCCTGTGCCGGCGCTGGGGCGTCtacgctgtggtgcgcgggctcttccTGCTCAAGCTGGGCCTGAGCCTGCTCATGCTGTGCGCTGGCCCCGACCGCCCTGGCCTGCTCTGCCTCTTCATTGCCAGGTATGCCCTGCCCTCCTTCGTCCCCACACCTCTGTCCCACCCCTTCATTTTTGTCTGCTCTCTCTCCGCCGGCAGCAACCGTGTCTTCACTGAGGGCACCTGTAAGCTGTTGACCTTGGTGGTCACTGACCTGGTGGACGAGGACCTGGTGCTGAACCACCGCAAGCAGGCGGCCTCAGCACTTCTCTTTGGCATGGTGGCCTTGGTGACCAAGCCAGGCCAGACCTTCGCCCCGCTGCTGGGCACCTGGCTGCTGTGCTTCTACACAG GTCATGATCTCTTCCAGCAGCCCGCACTGACGCCTGTGGGGAGTGCCCAGCCCTGGCCAGAGCCCCCGGCTCCACCCCCACCACAGGCCCCGACGCTCCGCCAGGGCTGCTTCTACCTGCTGGTGCTGGTTCCCCTCACCTGTGCTCTGCTGCAGCTGTTCACCTGGTCCCAGTTCACGCTGTATGGGAGACGCCTGCATGCGGTCAAAGCCCAGCGTCAGAACCTGTCACGGGCCCAAACCCTGGACATTAAGATGGTGTGA
- the MFSD13A gene encoding transmembrane protein 180 isoform X7 codes for MAQNWFCPTYPRPQSWRTPACVWGGEERETISSCCAGFLLSQAGSLSVFASYAFWNKEDFSSFRAFCLALAAGSGLGFVGATRLLRWRVEAASREPGCPTLAVDGGLCEEEELLLGGEEMGSITLGQYLRQLARHRNFLWFVGMDLVQAPDAQAQRPWLTGLAALRHVGSSRTGARTRVPCIGRRTPNNCATREALVSGFVLVFHCHFNSNFFPLFLEHLLSDHISLSTGSFLLGISYVAPHLNNLYFLPLCRRWGVYAVVRGLFLLKLGLSLLMLCAGPDRPGLLCLFIARYALPSFVPTPLSHPFIFVCSLSAGSNRVFTEGTCKLLTLVVTDLVDEDLVLNHRKQAASALLFGMVALVTKPGQTFAPLLGTWLLCFYTGHDLFQQPALTPVGSAQPWPEPPAPPPPQAPTLRQGCFYLLVLVPLTCALLQLFTWSQFTLYGRRLHAVKAQRQNLSRAQTLDIKMV; via the exons ATGGCTCAGAACTGGTTCTGTCCCACCTACCCCCGCCCCCAGAGCTGGAGGACCCCTGCCTGTGTTTGGGGTGGGGAAGAAAGGGAGACCATTTCCAGCtgttgtgcaggcttcctcctTTCCCAAG CTGGCTCCCTGTCTGTCTTTGCCTCCTACGCCTTCTGGAACAAAGAAGACTTCTCTTCCTTCCGCGCCTTCTGCCTGGCACTGGCCGCTGGGTCTGGGCTGGGCTTTGTGGGGGCCACACGGCTGCTGAGATGGCGGGTGGAGGCGGCCAGCAGGGAACCGGGATGCCCAACCCTGGCTGTGGATGGCGG CCTGTGTGAAGAAGAAGAGCTGCTTCTTGGCGGCGAGGAGATGGGCAGCATCACCTTGGGCCAGTACCTTCGGCAGCTGGCCCGCCACCGGAACTTCCTGTGGTTCGTGGGCATGGACCTGGTGCAG gctccggacgcgcaggctcagcggccatggctcacgggcctagccgctctacggcatgtgggatcttcccggaccggggcacgaacccgtgttccctgcatcggcaggcggactcccaacaactgcgccaccagggaagccctggtttcagGTTTTGTTCTG GTCTTTCACTGCCACTTCAACAGCAACTTCTTCCCCCTCTTCCTGGAGCATCTGTTGTCAGACCACATCTCCCTCTCCACTGGCTCCTTCCTGTTGG GCATCTCCTATGTCGCTCCGCATCTCAACAATCTCTACTTCCTGCCCCTGTGCCGGCGCTGGGGCGTCtacgctgtggtgcgcgggctcttccTGCTCAAGCTGGGCCTGAGCCTGCTCATGCTGTGCGCTGGCCCCGACCGCCCTGGCCTGCTCTGCCTCTTCATTGCCAGGTATGCCCTGCCCTCCTTCGTCCCCACACCTCTGTCCCACCCCTTCATTTTTGTCTGCTCTCTCTCCGCCGGCAGCAACCGTGTCTTCACTGAGGGCACCTGTAAGCTGTTGACCTTGGTGGTCACTGACCTGGTGGACGAGGACCTGGTGCTGAACCACCGCAAGCAGGCGGCCTCAGCACTTCTCTTTGGCATGGTGGCCTTGGTGACCAAGCCAGGCCAGACCTTCGCCCCGCTGCTGGGCACCTGGCTGCTGTGCTTCTACACAG GTCATGATCTCTTCCAGCAGCCCGCACTGACGCCTGTGGGGAGTGCCCAGCCCTGGCCAGAGCCCCCGGCTCCACCCCCACCACAGGCCCCGACGCTCCGCCAGGGCTGCTTCTACCTGCTGGTGCTGGTTCCCCTCACCTGTGCTCTGCTGCAGCTGTTCACCTGGTCCCAGTTCACGCTGTATGGGAGACGCCTGCATGCGGTCAAAGCCCAGCGTCAGAACCTGTCACGGGCCCAAACCCTGGACATTAAGATGGTGTGA
- the MFSD13A gene encoding transmembrane protein 180 isoform X2 yields the protein MGLGGPWAWLLGLPTAMVYGSLALFISVLHNVFLLYYVDTFVSVYKINKAAFWVGETVFLLWNSLNDPLFGWLSDRQFLSSQPRSGARLSSRAVVLARVRALGWHGPLLALSFLAFWVPWAPAGLQFLLCLCLYDGFLTLVDLHHHALLADLALSAHDRTHLNFYCSLFSAAGSLSVFASYAFWNKEDFSSFRAFCLALAAGSGLGFVGATRLLRWRVEAASREPGCPTLAVDGGLCEEEELLLGGEEMGSITLGQYLRQLARHRNFLWFVGMDLVQAPDAQAQRPWLTGLAALRHVGSSRTGARTRVPCIGRRTPNNCATREALVSGFVLVFHCHFNSNFFPLFLEHLLSDHISLSTGSFLLGISYVAPHLNNLYFLPLCRRWGVYAVVRGLFLLKLGLSLLMLCAGPDRPGLLCLFIASNRVFTEGTCKLLTLVVTDLVDEDLVLNHRKQAASALLFGMVALVTKPGQTFAPLLGTWLLCFYTGHDLFQQPALTPVGSAQPWPEPPAPPPPQAPTLRQGCFYLLVLVPLTCALLQLFTWSQFTLYGRRLHAVKAQRQNLSRAQTLDIKMV from the exons ATGGGGCTGGGtgggccctgggcctggctgctgggcctgcccaCGGCCATGGTCTATGGCTCCCTGGCCCTCTTCATCTCTGTCCTGCACAACGTGTTCCTGCTTTACTACGTGGACACCTTTGTCTCAGTGTACAAGATCAACAAAGCTGCCTTCTGGGTCGGAGAG ACGGTGTTTCTCCTCTGGAACAGCCTCAATGACCCCCTGTTCGGCTGGCTGAGTGACCGTCAgttcctcagctcccagccccg GTCAGGCGCCAGGCTCTCCTCGAGGGCCGTGGTGCTGGCACGGGTGCGGGCGCTGGGCTGGCATGGGCCGCTGCTGGCGCTGTCGTTCCTGGCGTTCTGGGTGCCGTGGGCCCCAGCTGGCCTGCAGTTCTTGCTGTGCCTGTGCCTCTATGATGGCTTCCTGACGCTCGTGGACCTGCACCATCATGCCTTGCTGGCTGACCTGGCCCTCTCAGCCCACGACCGCACCCACCTCAACTTCTACTGCTCCCTCTTCAGTGCAGCTGGCTCCCTGTCTGTCTTTGCCTCCTACGCCTTCTGGAACAAAGAAGACTTCTCTTCCTTCCGCGCCTTCTGCCTGGCACTGGCCGCTGGGTCTGGGCTGGGCTTTGTGGGGGCCACACGGCTGCTGAGATGGCGGGTGGAGGCGGCCAGCAGGGAACCGGGATGCCCAACCCTGGCTGTGGATGGCGG CCTGTGTGAAGAAGAAGAGCTGCTTCTTGGCGGCGAGGAGATGGGCAGCATCACCTTGGGCCAGTACCTTCGGCAGCTGGCCCGCCACCGGAACTTCCTGTGGTTCGTGGGCATGGACCTGGTGCAG gctccggacgcgcaggctcagcggccatggctcacgggcctagccgctctacggcatgtgggatcttcccggaccggggcacgaacccgtgttccctgcatcggcaggcggactcccaacaactgcgccaccagggaagccctggtttcagGTTTTGTTCTG GTCTTTCACTGCCACTTCAACAGCAACTTCTTCCCCCTCTTCCTGGAGCATCTGTTGTCAGACCACATCTCCCTCTCCACTGGCTCCTTCCTGTTGG GCATCTCCTATGTCGCTCCGCATCTCAACAATCTCTACTTCCTGCCCCTGTGCCGGCGCTGGGGCGTCtacgctgtggtgcgcgggctcttccTGCTCAAGCTGGGCCTGAGCCTGCTCATGCTGTGCGCTGGCCCCGACCGCCCTGGCCTGCTCTGCCTCTTCATTGCCAG CAACCGTGTCTTCACTGAGGGCACCTGTAAGCTGTTGACCTTGGTGGTCACTGACCTGGTGGACGAGGACCTGGTGCTGAACCACCGCAAGCAGGCGGCCTCAGCACTTCTCTTTGGCATGGTGGCCTTGGTGACCAAGCCAGGCCAGACCTTCGCCCCGCTGCTGGGCACCTGGCTGCTGTGCTTCTACACAG GTCATGATCTCTTCCAGCAGCCCGCACTGACGCCTGTGGGGAGTGCCCAGCCCTGGCCAGAGCCCCCGGCTCCACCCCCACCACAGGCCCCGACGCTCCGCCAGGGCTGCTTCTACCTGCTGGTGCTGGTTCCCCTCACCTGTGCTCTGCTGCAGCTGTTCACCTGGTCCCAGTTCACGCTGTATGGGAGACGCCTGCATGCGGTCAAAGCCCAGCGTCAGAACCTGTCACGGGCCCAAACCCTGGACATTAAGATGGTGTGA